Proteins from one Thermosipho japonicus genomic window:
- a CDS encoding B12-binding domain-containing radical SAM protein produces MRRPRKSDDFKEYSYVKKFSDSEIRLNSINGNRGVALIFPNNYTVAASSLSWSWVQQLFWEYNTPVERYFYERWFKKFYSIESFTPLDENKVFLFSFHFEPDIENIVDILKKQGIPILKNQRNENHPTIIVGGAITFFNLELVKPIADVIVIGDLEDKVEQISEGINILLKDKESGLEFLEKIENVIVNEQKNYTLSNFDISKKLPASHIITRFSEFGEKRLIEIGRGCIRRCKFCVMGNTKKPVKFVKTDLIEELLKDEKYPIGIISATITDYPWLDELLDLLEYYKIKFSVSSMRADGITKRLLRLLKQSGQNTYTIAPEGISQKIRDVMLKDLNEEELLTALEMGRMEKFSSVKLYYIVGFDEEDNEDFNELKSFIDKVKKLGYKSITLSINPLIPKKNTPFYGRKFISERRYNEIRKWMYENLKGVKLHFESYKISKKQNLYNNISFEELIKLFSK; encoded by the coding sequence TTGAGGAGACCACGTAAGAGTGATGATTTTAAAGAGTATTCATATGTAAAAAAATTTAGCGATTCTGAGATAAGATTAAACAGTATTAATGGCAACCGTGGGGTTGCCTTAATTTTTCCAAATAATTATACTGTTGCTGCAAGTTCACTATCTTGGAGTTGGGTTCAGCAGCTATTTTGGGAATACAATACCCCAGTGGAAAGATATTTTTATGAAAGATGGTTTAAAAAATTTTATTCAATAGAATCTTTTACTCCACTTGATGAAAATAAGGTTTTTTTATTTTCTTTTCATTTTGAACCTGATATTGAAAATATAGTGGATATATTAAAAAAACAGGGGATACCAATTTTAAAAAATCAAAGAAATGAAAATCATCCTACTATAATCGTAGGTGGAGCAATAACCTTTTTTAATTTAGAACTTGTAAAGCCTATTGCGGACGTTATAGTAATCGGAGATTTAGAGGATAAAGTTGAGCAAATCTCAGAGGGGATTAATATTTTACTAAAGGATAAAGAAAGTGGATTAGAGTTTTTAGAAAAAATTGAAAATGTAATAGTTAATGAGCAAAAAAATTACACGTTAAGTAATTTTGATATATCAAAAAAGCTTCCCGCTTCACACATTATTACTAGATTTTCAGAATTTGGAGAAAAAAGGCTTATAGAAATTGGACGTGGATGCATAAGAAGATGTAAATTCTGTGTTATGGGAAATACAAAAAAGCCTGTAAAGTTTGTAAAAACAGATCTTATAGAAGAATTATTAAAAGATGAAAAATATCCAATTGGTATAATTAGTGCGACTATAACAGATTATCCATGGCTTGATGAATTACTCGATCTTTTGGAGTACTATAAAATTAAATTTTCGGTATCATCTATGAGGGCAGACGGAATTACAAAAAGACTTTTAAGGCTTTTAAAACAAAGTGGTCAAAATACATATACGATAGCACCAGAAGGTATTTCTCAAAAAATTAGAGACGTTATGTTAAAAGATCTTAATGAAGAAGAATTGTTAACTGCTCTTGAGATGGGAAGAATGGAGAAATTTTCAAGTGTTAAATTGTATTATATCGTTGGTTTTGATGAAGAAGATAATGAAGATTTTAATGAACTTAAATCTTTTATTGACAAGGTAAAAAAGCTTGGATATAAATCTATTACTTTAAGTATTAATCCTTTGATTCCAAAGAAAAACACACCATTTTATGGAAGAAAATTTATAAGTGAGAGAAGGTATAATGAAATAAGGAAGTGGATGTATGAAAATTTAAAGGGAGTAAAACTTCACTTTGAAAGTTATAAAATTTCTAAAAAGCAGAATTTATACAATAATATTAGTTTTGAAGAATTAATAAAACTTTTTAGTAAGTAA
- a CDS encoding thioesterase family protein yields the protein MWRKIEGISKTIDFTPDESYLWDEDDEMRNYHFVSSSSLARVAFKLGADMVKDFLPEDLISVVSEFTVKHYMPVVIGAKLVVGVRVKSVDGNLINFSGLITKDNKKVAEVEFTRVIVSRNYLRRKAVEETT from the coding sequence TTGTGGAGGAAGATAGAGGGGATAAGCAAGACGATTGATTTTACTCCTGATGAAAGTTATCTTTGGGATGAAGATGATGAGATGAGAAATTATCATTTTGTTTCTTCTTCTAGTCTTGCTCGTGTGGCTTTTAAACTTGGTGCGGATATGGTTAAAGATTTTTTACCTGAGGATTTGATATCAGTTGTGTCAGAGTTTACTGTAAAACATTATATGCCGGTAGTTATTGGAGCTAAACTTGTTGTTGGTGTGAGAGTAAAGTCGGTTGATGGAAATTTGATAAATTTTTCCGGTTTGATTACCAAAGACAATAAAAAAGTTGCGGAAGTAGAATTTACTCGAGTTATAGTTTCAAGAAATTATCTTAGGAGGAAAGCAGTTGAGGAGACCACGTAA
- the ftsH gene encoding ATP-dependent zinc metalloprotease FtsH: MNRGIGSIIIGLLIILSLFWIFESVFFGGASSDVTMHYSDFLKRLNSDSVDIAEVVIKDDGNVLLKTISGRRYNVYAPWVKYDIDLINSMVKKGIRVTAEKGVDSSFWVNLVGNLLFFVLMLVMFGFLIRGLGGRNNQAFTFTKSRAEKVMPGKKKITFKDVAGVDEAVEELQEIVEFLKNPGKFNKIGARMPKGVLLVGPPGTGKTLLARAVAGEANVPFFHISGSDFVELFVGVGAARVRDLFNKAKESAPCIVFIDEIDAVGRHRGAGLGGGHDEREQTLNQLLVEMDGFDVREGIVVMAATNRPDILDPALLRPGRFDKKVIVDPPDVKGREEILKIHLRGKPISEDVDVKVLAKRTTGFVGADLENLVNEAALLAARDGRDKMNMTDFEEAIDRVIAGPARKSRLVSEKQKKIVAYHELGHAIVGTELPNSDPVHKISIIPRGHRALGFTLHLPAEDKYLISKNELLDNITALLGGRAAEEIVFGDVTSGAANDIERATEMARKMVCELGMSENFGPLAWGKTEQEVFLGKEIARMRNYSEEVAKMIDSEIQNIVGRCYNKAKEILLKHRKKMDELAEILLEREEISGEELRELLVKGDERFVEEDRGDKQDD, from the coding sequence TTGAATAGAGGAATTGGTTCGATAATAATTGGGTTGTTGATTATTTTAAGCCTATTTTGGATTTTTGAAAGTGTATTTTTTGGCGGAGCATCGTCAGATGTAACGATGCATTATAGCGATTTTCTTAAGAGATTAAATTCAGATTCAGTGGATATTGCAGAGGTAGTTATTAAAGATGATGGAAACGTGTTGTTAAAAACAATTTCAGGAAGACGATACAATGTCTATGCTCCTTGGGTGAAATATGATATTGATTTGATTAATTCAATGGTTAAAAAGGGAATAAGAGTTACTGCTGAAAAAGGTGTGGACAGCTCATTCTGGGTAAATCTTGTGGGAAATTTACTATTTTTTGTTTTAATGCTTGTAATGTTCGGCTTTTTGATAAGAGGACTTGGTGGTAGAAACAATCAGGCATTTACTTTTACAAAAAGTAGAGCAGAAAAAGTAATGCCTGGTAAAAAGAAAATAACTTTTAAAGATGTAGCAGGTGTTGATGAAGCTGTAGAAGAGCTTCAAGAAATAGTAGAATTTCTAAAAAATCCTGGAAAGTTTAACAAAATAGGTGCAAGAATGCCTAAAGGTGTGCTTTTGGTTGGGCCTCCGGGAACTGGAAAAACCTTACTTGCAAGAGCAGTTGCAGGTGAAGCCAACGTTCCATTTTTCCATATAAGCGGTTCTGATTTTGTTGAGTTATTTGTCGGTGTTGGTGCTGCAAGGGTTAGGGATTTATTCAATAAAGCAAAGGAAAGTGCACCTTGTATAGTATTTATAGATGAAATTGATGCGGTAGGAAGACATAGAGGAGCAGGTCTTGGTGGAGGGCATGATGAAAGAGAGCAAACACTAAACCAGCTGCTCGTTGAAATGGATGGATTTGATGTAAGAGAAGGTATTGTTGTAATGGCTGCAACAAACAGACCCGATATACTTGATCCTGCTCTGTTAAGACCTGGTAGATTTGATAAGAAGGTGATAGTTGATCCACCAGATGTAAAAGGAAGAGAAGAAATATTAAAAATTCATTTGAGAGGGAAACCAATAAGTGAAGATGTTGATGTAAAGGTTTTGGCAAAAAGAACAACAGGATTTGTTGGAGCTGATTTAGAAAACCTTGTAAATGAGGCGGCCCTTCTTGCGGCAAGGGATGGAAGAGATAAGATGAATATGACTGACTTTGAAGAGGCTATAGATAGAGTAATAGCTGGACCAGCAAGAAAATCAAGACTTGTTTCAGAAAAACAAAAGAAAATAGTAGCATATCATGAACTTGGGCATGCTATAGTTGGCACGGAACTTCCAAATTCAGATCCAGTTCACAAAATATCAATAATTCCACGTGGTCATAGAGCATTAGGTTTTACTTTACATTTACCAGCGGAAGACAAGTATTTGATCAGTAAAAATGAGCTTTTGGACAATATAACAGCTCTCTTAGGTGGAAGGGCGGCAGAAGAAATTGTCTTTGGTGATGTGACAAGTGGTGCGGCAAATGATATTGAGCGTGCAACTGAGATGGCAAGAAAAATGGTTTGTGAACTTGGAATGAGTGAAAATTTTGGGCCACTTGCTTGGGGAAAAACTGAACAAGAAGTCTTTCTTGGTAAAGAAATTGCTAGAATGAGAAATTATAGTGAAGAAGTTGCAAAAATGATTGATAGTGAGATACAAAATATTGTTGGAAGATGCTACAATAAGGCAAAAGAGATATTGTTGAAGCATAGAAAAAAGATGGATGAACTTGCTGAAATTTTATTGGAAAGGGAAGAAATAAGCGGTGAAGAATTAAGAGAGCTTCTTGTTAAGGGGGATGAAAGATTTGTGGAGGAAGATAGAGGGGATAAGCAAGACGATTGA
- the tilS gene encoding tRNA lysidine(34) synthetase TilS, with protein MLTLLEKFIQKIEEYNLIEENDRILVAVSGGVDSSVLLNLLEKVQDYFKFSIFCATVDHGIRKESKEEVKFVYNMAQSLNVECFIKEFDVPLYAKENKLSIEEAARKLRYKFLNELAEKINANKIATAHNLNDLAETVLFRLARGTGPFGIYGMKPRNGNIIRPLLFFERKEIEQFATENKIPFVIDKTNFDTKYTRNFIRHKIIPIFKEINPLFEQAVLRFVENVWELDSFVEAKLNVETFEFEGRIFFRVPKDEYVLVEFIRRKTMEHFGRAPDKEKLDRLKKNLYKTSFKISFWGNYGVEISYGYGVLGKFMEHMNYEYSMDCQNNVNFGPFVVKFGNNGIIFKKMDITIRNYRFGDKTKGGKKLKEIFVEKKVPSFIRRIIPVFVDEDGYVFYIPNVFLDRDYLAKEENGIAIKVEMKGGFWF; from the coding sequence ATGTTGACACTATTGGAGAAATTCATACAGAAAATTGAGGAATATAATTTAATAGAAGAAAATGACAGAATATTAGTGGCGGTTTCTGGGGGAGTTGATTCATCAGTTCTTTTAAACTTATTAGAGAAGGTACAAGATTATTTTAAATTTAGTATTTTTTGTGCAACAGTTGATCATGGTATTAGAAAAGAGTCAAAAGAAGAAGTAAAATTTGTTTACAATATGGCGCAATCACTTAATGTTGAATGTTTTATAAAAGAGTTTGATGTTCCATTATACGCAAAAGAGAATAAATTATCAATAGAAGAGGCAGCAAGAAAGTTGAGGTATAAATTTTTGAATGAACTTGCAGAGAAAATTAATGCAAATAAAATAGCAACAGCTCATAATTTGAATGATCTAGCTGAAACTGTACTTTTTAGACTTGCGCGTGGTACTGGTCCATTTGGTATATACGGAATGAAACCTAGAAATGGGAATATAATACGTCCCCTTTTGTTTTTTGAAAGAAAAGAAATCGAGCAATTTGCAACTGAAAACAAAATACCGTTTGTGATTGATAAAACAAATTTTGATACAAAATATACAAGAAATTTTATTAGGCATAAGATTATACCTATTTTTAAAGAAATTAATCCCTTATTTGAACAAGCTGTGTTAAGATTTGTAGAAAATGTATGGGAATTGGACAGTTTTGTGGAAGCAAAATTAAATGTTGAAACATTTGAGTTTGAAGGAAGAATATTTTTTAGAGTACCAAAAGATGAATATGTTCTTGTAGAATTTATAAGAAGAAAAACAATGGAGCACTTTGGAAGAGCCCCTGATAAAGAAAAGCTGGATAGATTGAAAAAGAATCTTTATAAGACATCTTTTAAAATAAGTTTTTGGGGGAATTATGGAGTTGAAATTTCATACGGATATGGAGTTTTAGGAAAATTTATGGAACATATGAACTATGAGTATAGTATGGACTGTCAAAATAATGTTAATTTTGGCCCATTTGTGGTTAAATTTGGAAATAATGGTATAATATTTAAGAAAATGGATATAACCATTAGAAATTATAGATTTGGAGATAAAACAAAGGGAGGTAAGAAATTAAAAGAAATATTTGTAGAAAAAAAGGTTCCTTCATTTATTAGAAGAATTATTCCTGTTTTTGTGGATGAAGATGGTTATGTATTTTATATTCCAAATGTGTTTCTTGATAGGGATTATTTAGCAAAAGAAGAGAATGGAATAGCAATTAAGGTGGAAATGAAAGGAGGTTTTTGGTTTTGA
- a CDS encoding M42 family metallopeptidase: MKELIKKLTETHSPSGREHQIREVILSELEGFIDGYEVDKLGNLIVWKKGSSDKKVLFDAHMDEIGVVVTNIDDNGFLRVDMVGGVSPYTILQSKLRFGNIIGIVGVEGETGSDMVSNIKNLSFDKLYVDIGAKSKEEAEKLCPIGTFGTFDGYFIEQGDYYISKSIDDRIGCAVIIELFKKLKNPKNSVYGVFAVQEEVGLVGATVAGYNIDPDVAIAIDVTAAGDTPKGYKRVPMKLGNGACIKVKDNASISDKKIIDTLKDLAEKNNIPYQMEVLIFGGTDARGYQHTKAGIPSATVSIATRYIHTPNEMVHKKDVEATIDLLLKYAEEGL, translated from the coding sequence ATGAAAGAATTAATTAAAAAATTAACAGAAACTCACAGTCCAAGTGGTAGAGAACATCAAATAAGAGAAGTTATTCTCTCTGAACTTGAAGGTTTCATAGACGGATACGAAGTTGATAAACTTGGAAATCTCATTGTTTGGAAAAAAGGTTCTTCTGATAAAAAGGTTCTTTTTGACGCACATATGGATGAAATAGGTGTAGTTGTTACAAATATCGATGATAACGGTTTTTTAAGAGTTGACATGGTTGGTGGAGTTTCACCATATACCATATTACAATCTAAACTTAGATTTGGAAATATCATTGGAATTGTAGGAGTTGAAGGTGAAACAGGTAGTGATATGGTATCAAACATTAAAAATTTGTCTTTTGATAAATTATACGTAGACATTGGTGCAAAAAGTAAAGAGGAAGCAGAAAAATTATGTCCAATTGGAACATTTGGAACTTTCGATGGATACTTTATCGAACAAGGTGATTATTACATCTCAAAATCAATAGATGATAGAATAGGTTGTGCTGTAATCATAGAATTATTTAAAAAACTTAAAAATCCCAAAAACTCAGTATATGGTGTATTTGCCGTTCAGGAAGAAGTGGGATTGGTTGGAGCAACCGTTGCAGGTTATAATATTGACCCTGACGTTGCTATTGCAATTGATGTTACTGCAGCCGGAGATACTCCAAAAGGATATAAAAGAGTCCCAATGAAGCTTGGAAATGGTGCGTGTATAAAAGTTAAAGATAATGCATCAATAAGTGACAAGAAAATAATAGATACTCTGAAAGATTTAGCAGAAAAAAACAACATACCATATCAAATGGAAGTATTAATATTTGGTGGTACAGACGCAAGAGGATATCAACATACAAAGGCCGGTATACCAAGTGCAACAGTATCAATTGCAACTAGATATATACATACACCAAATGAAATGGTTCATAAAAAAGATGTTGAGGCAACAATCGACTTGTTATTAAAATACGCTGAGGAGGGCTTATAA
- a CDS encoding undecaprenyl-diphosphate phosphatase yields MNQIVLGLIQGLTEFLPISSSGHLTLFSYLFNIEPNISNFAFLHLATLAAIIVFVWKEIVEILKGMFTLKKEYYSLVLKIIISTIPAAIFGFLFNSTIENSFSNLKIISFFFLVTAASLFVSDKLKGKKDFFNISYIDAFIIGLFQMIAIFPGISRSGITLFGALTVGLKREKALKYSFLMGIPVILGAGILETSKIELNSYILISGLVAFLSGLLSLLILKKLTISKKLKIFSYYCILIAIIAFLVG; encoded by the coding sequence ATGAATCAAATAGTGTTAGGGCTAATTCAAGGATTAACAGAATTTTTACCTATTTCAAGTTCTGGACATTTAACTTTATTTTCTTATTTATTTAATATTGAACCTAATATTTCAAATTTTGCATTTTTACACCTTGCAACCTTGGCTGCAATTATAGTGTTTGTTTGGAAAGAAATAGTTGAAATTTTAAAAGGGATGTTTACACTAAAAAAAGAGTATTATTCATTAGTTTTAAAAATTATTATTTCAACTATTCCAGCTGCAATTTTTGGATTTCTTTTTAATTCAACAATAGAAAATTCTTTTTCAAATCTAAAAATTATTTCTTTCTTTTTTCTGGTAACTGCTGCATCATTGTTTGTTTCAGACAAGCTAAAAGGGAAAAAAGACTTTTTTAATATATCATACATTGATGCTTTTATAATAGGTTTATTTCAAATGATAGCAATTTTCCCAGGAATTTCAAGAAGCGGAATAACACTTTTTGGAGCATTAACCGTCGGTTTAAAGAGAGAAAAAGCACTAAAATATTCTTTTTTAATGGGAATTCCTGTAATACTTGGAGCTGGAATACTTGAAACTAGCAAAATTGAATTAAATAGTTACATCCTAATCTCTGGTCTTGTAGCATTTCTTTCTGGGTTGTTAAGTCTGTTAATTTTAAAAAAGCTAACTATATCTAAAAAATTAAAAATATTTTCATATTACTGTATTTTAATTGCTATTATAGCTTTTCTTGTGGGGTGA